In Gammaproteobacteria bacterium, a single window of DNA contains:
- the ttcA gene encoding tRNA 2-thiocytidine(32) synthetase TtcA, which yields MKPGSITEKKLLHYTTKAVADFNMIQTGDKVLVCLSGGKDSYTMLSLLNMMRVSSNYKFELQAFTLDQAQPGWGDADMRAWLEKRKIPYEIITEDTYSIVKEKIPEGKTYCSLCSRLRRGIIYSYAAKHGFTKVALGHHRDDMIRTLLMSILYSGEIKSMPPKLLTDSKDHIVIRPLAYCQEKDIIQYMKEQQFPIIPCTLCGSQEKLVRKRVTKLIDQLCEENPKVGSNMLHALQSLQPSQLMDKKYWDFKNLESLRTSRSPEINPEYDNIPKKDVLF from the coding sequence ATGAAGCCTGGTTCAATCACAGAAAAAAAACTCCTGCATTACACTACAAAAGCCGTTGCTGATTTCAATATGATTCAAACAGGAGATAAGGTTTTAGTCTGTCTATCTGGTGGCAAAGATTCCTATACGATGTTGTCATTACTCAATATGATGCGCGTCAGTTCTAACTACAAGTTTGAACTGCAGGCCTTTACGCTGGATCAAGCTCAACCCGGTTGGGGGGATGCGGACATGCGCGCATGGCTTGAAAAACGTAAAATTCCTTATGAAATTATTACTGAAGATACTTACAGCATCGTAAAAGAAAAAATTCCAGAAGGAAAAACGTATTGTTCACTTTGCTCAAGACTGCGCCGCGGAATTATTTATTCTTACGCCGCAAAACATGGTTTCACAAAAGTTGCGTTGGGTCATCATCGTGATGATATGATTCGAACATTATTAATGTCGATTCTTTACAGTGGCGAAATTAAATCTATGCCACCAAAGTTACTGACCGATAGTAAAGATCATATCGTGATTCGACCGCTTGCTTACTGCCAAGAAAAAGATATTATTCAGTATATGAAAGAGCAGCAATTTCCAATTATTCCCTGCACTTTATGTGGCTCTCAAGAAAAATTAGTACGCAAACGAGTGACTAAACTTATTGATCAACTTTGTGAGGAAAACCCCAAAGTCGGCAGTAACATGTTGCATGCCCTACAAAGTTTACAGCCCAGTCAATTGATGGATAAAAAATATTGGGATTTTAAAAATCTAGAATCATTACGCACGTCCCGCTCTCCGGAAATTAATCCTGAATACGATAATATCCCTAAGAAGGATGTCTTGTTTTAA
- a CDS encoding rhomboid family intramembrane serine protease: MTEIGQKLSWMMYVVQFNMHYVLTIIAALWIIQCVNFALGYRLNAFGILPRSPSGLLGILLAPLLHGNFSHLLFNSIPLFLLMNLILLTGMPEFIIVTLLITIISGFCVWLLGRKALHVGASGVIMGYWGYLMINAILYPSIITVLLVIFCFYYFAGLFASLMPKAGTSWESHVFGFVSGLLVSYAHLPSYFLLWIAYTSH, encoded by the coding sequence ATGACAGAAATTGGTCAAAAGTTATCCTGGATGATGTATGTGGTACAATTTAACATGCATTATGTACTCACTATTATTGCTGCACTTTGGATAATTCAATGTGTCAACTTTGCTTTGGGTTACCGGCTAAATGCTTTTGGGATTTTACCAAGATCGCCGTCTGGTCTACTTGGCATTTTGCTAGCGCCCTTGTTGCATGGAAATTTTAGTCATCTGCTTTTCAATTCTATTCCACTATTTTTATTAATGAATTTGATTTTGCTTACAGGAATGCCTGAATTTATCATTGTCACCTTGCTCATTACGATTATTAGCGGATTTTGCGTTTGGTTACTGGGTCGAAAAGCGCTACACGTGGGTGCAAGTGGTGTAATTATGGGGTATTGGGGATATCTGATGATCAATGCGATCCTATATCCTTCGATTATCACTGTCTTACTAGTGATTTTTTGCTTTTATTATTTTGCCGGGCTTTTTGCAAGCTTAATGCCAAAAGCAGGCACTTCTTGGGAAAGTCACGTTTTTGGTTTTGTTTCAGGCTTATTAGTAAGCTACGCTCATCTGCCCTCCTATTTTCTCTTATGGATCGCTTACACTTCTCATTGA
- the dksA gene encoding RNA polymerase-binding protein DksA: MSMIADIAVSFAPYLEKKHEEYMNDTQRAHFRSILEVWKKNLFLEASSTLESMRRTKEGLADEVDLAAYEENFRLVLRARDRELKLIKKIDFSIEALKEGDYGYCDDCGMDIGIARLEARPTATKCVECKTIAELKEKQLINA; this comes from the coding sequence ATGAGTATGATTGCTGATATCGCTGTTTCGTTCGCTCCTTATTTAGAAAAAAAACATGAAGAATATATGAACGATACGCAAAGAGCGCATTTTCGTTCTATCCTAGAAGTTTGGAAAAAAAATCTGTTTCTAGAAGCTAGTTCGACTTTGGAATCTATGCGTAGAACAAAAGAAGGTCTTGCAGATGAAGTCGATCTTGCCGCTTATGAAGAGAATTTTCGATTAGTGCTGCGCGCACGTGACCGAGAATTAAAACTTATCAAAAAAATAGACTTTTCTATTGAGGCGCTTAAAGAAGGCGATTATGGATACTGTGATGATTGCGGCATGGATATTGGTATTGCGCGTTTAGAAGCAAGACCCACAGCTACTAAATGTGTTGAGTGCAAAACTATTGCCGAGTTGAAAGAAAAACAACTTATTAACGCTTAA
- a CDS encoding ZIP family metal transporter, with protein MSFLSFKLLTAVIIFIVTLSAGWIPFVKRINMRMGIDFPIGEALASGVFLGVGLLHMLSDASEGFTAAGYEYPFASLCAGAMFLFLLWLEHLGRDYYQHQHHHEHSHGHDNHACSDNGTHGNARGKSFALLALGMLSLHAFLESAALGLSTNFTIILMLAIAILAHKWAESFALAIQLTKSTLSPKTGLFYFLLFALVAPLGIFLGGFASEKIQHLPLLGPIFLALAAGTFLYLGTLHGLSRAVMVQQCCNLKQYTFVIIGFSLMAIVAIWT; from the coding sequence ATGAGTTTTCTAAGCTTTAAGCTATTAACCGCCGTCATTATTTTTATTGTTACCCTCAGTGCGGGTTGGATCCCATTCGTTAAACGTATCAATATGCGCATGGGCATTGACTTCCCTATTGGTGAAGCTTTAGCCAGCGGCGTTTTTCTTGGTGTTGGCTTATTACATATGTTGTCAGATGCCTCAGAAGGCTTTACAGCAGCAGGATACGAGTACCCTTTTGCATCGCTTTGTGCCGGGGCAATGTTTTTATTTTTACTCTGGTTAGAACACTTGGGGCGCGATTATTATCAACATCAACACCACCATGAGCATTCGCATGGTCATGATAATCATGCGTGTAGCGATAACGGTACGCATGGAAACGCTAGAGGAAAATCATTTGCTCTCCTAGCGCTTGGAATGCTCTCATTGCATGCTTTTTTAGAAAGTGCTGCGTTGGGACTCTCAACTAATTTTACAATTATTTTGATGCTGGCAATTGCTATTCTCGCGCATAAATGGGCGGAAAGTTTCGCCTTGGCGATTCAACTGACAAAAAGCACCCTCTCTCCAAAAACGGGATTGTTTTATTTTCTGCTTTTTGCGCTTGTTGCACCATTAGGCATCTTTCTCGGTGGTTTCGCCAGCGAAAAAATTCAACATTTACCGCTACTCGGCCCTATTTTTTTAGCGCTCGCTGCAGGTACTTTCTTATATTTAGGCACATTACACGGACTATCACGTGCAGTCATGGTTCAACAATGCTGTAACCTCAAGCAATACACCTTTGTTATAATAGGTTTCTCACTTATGGCTATAGTTGCAATTTGGACCTAA